In one Azospirillum sp. TSH100 genomic region, the following are encoded:
- a CDS encoding TRAP transporter small permease, which produces MKSVADLLERITEWIMAAMLAIMVGLVFSNVVLRYIFSSGIVAAEEIARLMFVWLVFLGATVALRHQRHLGLEILQSRLPFKVRRACAVISHLMILYALYLFVQGSWIQLLIGMETFSTVLRFPMAIYAAAGFFPAIAMALIVLANLWRIVTNQPGARIPGNPDTMMDHPESHGPAVAPPAPSHGAAAVKH; this is translated from the coding sequence ATGAAGAGCGTGGCGGATCTGCTGGAGCGGATCACCGAATGGATCATGGCGGCGATGCTGGCGATCATGGTCGGTCTCGTCTTCAGCAACGTCGTCCTGCGCTATATCTTCAGCAGCGGCATCGTCGCTGCGGAGGAGATCGCGCGGCTGATGTTCGTCTGGCTGGTGTTCCTGGGCGCCACCGTGGCGCTGCGCCACCAGCGCCATCTCGGGCTGGAGATCCTGCAGAGCCGGTTGCCGTTCAAGGTGCGCCGGGCCTGCGCGGTGATCTCGCACCTGATGATCCTCTACGCGCTCTATCTGTTCGTGCAGGGCAGCTGGATCCAGCTGCTGATCGGCATGGAGACCTTCTCCACCGTCCTGCGCTTCCCGATGGCGATCTACGCCGCGGCCGGCTTCTTCCCGGCCATCGCCATGGCGCTGATCGTGCTGGCGAACCTGTGGCGCATCGTCACCAACCAGCCCGGCGCCCGCATCCCCGGCAACCCCGACACGATGATGGACCATCCGGAGTCGCACGGCCCCGCCGTGGCTCCGCCGGCGCCCAGCCATGGCGCTGCCGCCGTCAAGCACTGA
- a CDS encoding HlyD family secretion protein, giving the protein MTLKRLLIAVALLAILGTGAAYGWRAMQGNRLPAGFASGNGRIEANEIDIATKYAARVLTIPVEEGDLVEAGAVIATLDTRDLEAQLRSAEAQLRQTRRAREEATALVAQRVSEADFAAKEMERALILFGKGHVAEQRVDQARNSRRTADAALEAAKSHLASAEEAIAAAAGDVDRLADLVADGVLKAPRKARVLYRLSEPGEVLAAGGKAATLLDLSNVYMTVFLPTDTAGNLALGAEARILLDAVPDTAIPATVTFVAPRAQFTPKQVETKSERDRMMFRVKARVPEALVTRYIERVKTGLTGMAYVKLDDKAVWPDWLESKLTRETTSPPQNPPSPPRGEGRGEGDALRDFAENAARSDQASVIPQSTPRSPLTLSPSPGGRGNIPAGERS; this is encoded by the coding sequence ATGACTCTGAAACGACTCCTCATTGCCGTCGCCCTGCTGGCGATCCTCGGCACCGGGGCCGCCTATGGCTGGCGGGCGATGCAGGGCAACCGCCTGCCGGCCGGCTTCGCCTCCGGCAACGGCCGGATCGAGGCGAACGAGATCGACATCGCCACCAAATACGCCGCCCGCGTCCTGACCATCCCGGTCGAGGAAGGCGATCTGGTGGAGGCCGGCGCCGTCATCGCCACGCTCGACACCCGCGACCTGGAGGCCCAGCTCCGCTCCGCCGAGGCCCAGCTGCGCCAGACCCGCCGCGCGCGGGAGGAAGCCACCGCCCTGGTCGCCCAGCGCGTCAGCGAGGCCGATTTTGCCGCCAAGGAGATGGAGCGGGCGCTGATCCTGTTCGGCAAGGGCCATGTCGCCGAACAGCGGGTCGATCAGGCCCGCAACAGCCGCCGCACCGCCGACGCGGCGCTGGAGGCCGCCAAGAGCCACCTCGCCAGCGCCGAGGAGGCCATCGCCGCCGCGGCCGGCGACGTCGACCGGCTGGCCGATCTGGTCGCCGACGGCGTGCTGAAGGCGCCGCGCAAGGCCCGCGTGCTCTACCGCCTGTCCGAACCCGGCGAGGTGCTGGCGGCCGGCGGCAAGGCGGCGACCCTGCTCGATCTGTCGAACGTCTACATGACCGTCTTCCTGCCGACCGACACGGCGGGGAACCTCGCCTTGGGCGCCGAGGCCCGCATCCTGCTGGACGCGGTTCCCGACACCGCGATTCCCGCCACCGTCACCTTCGTCGCCCCGCGCGCCCAGTTCACGCCGAAGCAGGTGGAGACCAAGTCCGAACGCGACCGCATGATGTTCCGCGTCAAGGCCCGCGTCCCGGAAGCGCTGGTGACCCGCTATATCGAGCGGGTGAAGACCGGCCTGACCGGCATGGCCTATGTGAAGCTGGACGACAAGGCGGTCTGGCCCGACTGGCTGGAGTCGAAACTGACGCGGGAAACGACCTCTCCCCCCCAGAATCCTCCCTCTCCCCCCCGGGGAGAGGGGCGGGGTGAGGGGGACGCACTGCGTGACTTCGCCGAGAATGCTGCACGCTCTGATCAGGCTTCAGTCATCCCTCAATCCACCCCACGCTCCCCCCTCACCCTCTCCCCCTCCCCGGGGGGGAGAGGGAACATCCCTGCCGGCGAAAGATCATGA
- a CDS encoding gluconokinase: MNGPSIAPPPIPPIIVVMGVAGCGKSSVGQTLALALGLGFVEGDAHHPPANIAKMSSGIPLNDADRDGWLGTLAGFIAEADRDGRGLVVACSALKRRYRDRLRGGCGRVVFLHLHGDKALISSRMGARTAHFMPTALLDSQFADLESPAADEAVLSYEVTLPADAIVADACARLSGGEADKASPDNGGKAAAQNNGGLAAGRSA, from the coding sequence ATGAACGGTCCCTCCATCGCGCCGCCCCCCATCCCGCCGATCATCGTGGTGATGGGGGTGGCCGGCTGCGGCAAGTCCAGTGTCGGGCAGACCCTGGCGTTGGCGCTTGGCCTTGGCTTCGTCGAGGGCGATGCGCACCATCCGCCTGCCAACATCGCCAAGATGTCCTCCGGCATTCCGCTGAACGACGCCGACCGTGACGGTTGGCTTGGCACGCTGGCCGGCTTCATCGCCGAGGCGGACCGTGACGGGCGCGGGCTGGTGGTCGCCTGTTCGGCGTTGAAGCGGCGCTACCGCGACCGGCTGCGCGGCGGGTGCGGGCGGGTGGTCTTCCTGCATCTGCATGGCGACAAGGCGCTGATTTCCTCTCGCATGGGGGCGCGGACCGCCCATTTCATGCCCACCGCCCTGCTCGACAGCCAGTTCGCCGATCTTGAGAGTCCTGCGGCCGACGAGGCGGTGTTGTCCTACGAGGTGACGCTGCCGGCCGATGCCATCGTCGCCGATGCCTGTGCCCGTCTGAGCGGCGGCGAAGCCGACAAAGCAAGTCCTGACAATGGCGGCAAAGCCGCCGCGCAAAATAATGGCGGTTTGGCCGCCGGGAGGAGCGCATGA
- a CDS encoding TRAP transporter large permease, with protein sequence MTLTIFLGSLFGFMLLGMPIAFALMLTGVALMVHLDFFDAQLVAQNMLNGADNYPLMAVPFFILAGELMNAGGISQRIINLAVSLVGHIKGGLGYVTIGASVMLASLSGSAIADTAALATLLIPMMRDHGYPVPRAAGLIASGGIIAPIIPPSMPFIIFGVTTNTSISALFMGGIVPGLLMGLGLIGAWVFVVRDMTVKLQPKASGRERVKALTDGVWALALPVIIIGGLRGGIFTPTEAAVVAAVYSLLVALFVYRQVTLPQLVPLLVQAARTTATVMFLCAAALVSSYMVTLADLPQQMTELLAPLMSHPKMLMLAIALLLLAVGTVMDLTPTILVLGPVLTPLAIKAGIDPTYFGVMFVLIGTLGLIHPPVCTVLNVVCGVARISLESATKGIWPFLLTYIVLVGLLIAVPEIVTVPLHIFH encoded by the coding sequence ATGACGCTCACCATTTTCCTGGGCTCGCTGTTCGGCTTCATGCTGCTCGGCATGCCCATCGCCTTCGCGCTGATGCTGACCGGCGTCGCGCTGATGGTCCATCTCGACTTCTTCGACGCCCAGCTCGTCGCCCAGAACATGCTGAACGGCGCCGACAATTATCCGCTGATGGCGGTGCCCTTCTTCATCCTGGCCGGCGAATTGATGAATGCCGGTGGCATCTCCCAGCGCATCATCAACCTGGCGGTCAGCCTGGTCGGCCACATCAAGGGCGGGCTGGGATACGTCACCATCGGCGCGTCGGTGATGCTGGCCAGCCTGTCCGGTTCGGCCATCGCCGACACGGCCGCACTCGCCACGCTGCTGATCCCGATGATGCGCGACCACGGCTATCCGGTGCCGCGCGCGGCGGGCCTGATCGCGTCGGGCGGCATCATCGCCCCGATCATCCCGCCCAGCATGCCCTTCATCATCTTCGGCGTGACCACCAACACCTCGATCAGCGCCCTGTTCATGGGCGGCATCGTCCCCGGCCTTCTGATGGGGCTGGGCCTGATCGGCGCCTGGGTGTTCGTCGTCCGCGACATGACGGTGAAGCTGCAACCGAAGGCGAGCGGGCGGGAGCGGGTGAAGGCGCTGACCGACGGGGTCTGGGCGCTGGCCCTGCCGGTCATCATCATCGGCGGCCTGCGCGGCGGCATCTTCACGCCGACCGAGGCCGCGGTGGTCGCCGCCGTCTATTCGCTGCTGGTGGCGCTGTTCGTCTACCGTCAGGTCACGCTGCCGCAGCTGGTGCCGCTGCTGGTCCAGGCGGCGCGCACCACTGCCACGGTGATGTTCCTGTGTGCCGCCGCCCTGGTGTCGTCCTACATGGTGACGCTGGCCGACCTGCCGCAGCAGATGACGGAGCTGCTCGCCCCGCTGATGAGCCATCCGAAGATGCTGATGCTCGCCATCGCCCTGCTTCTGCTGGCCGTCGGCACGGTGATGGACCTGACGCCGACCATCCTGGTGCTGGGCCCGGTACTGACCCCGCTGGCGATCAAGGCGGGCATCGACCCGACCTATTTCGGCGTGATGTTCGTCCTGATCGGCACGCTGGGCCTGATCCATCCGCCGGTCTGCACGGTGCTGAACGTGGTGTGCGGCGTCGCCCGCATCTCGCTGGAAAGCGCCACCAAGGGCATCTGGCCCTTCCTGCTGACCTACATCGTGCTGGTGGGGCTGCTGATCGCCGTGCCGGAGATCGTCACCGTGCCGCTGCACATCTTCCACTGA
- a CDS encoding LacI family DNA-binding transcriptional regulator, with product MTTHGDDRAAPSAIKTRKPRSSRTGRATMADVAERVGISAITVSRAFKRPELVAPDLRQRILDTAQSMGYVPNQAASALASARSMTVAVLIPSMTNMVFVETLAGIHDMLLPRGYRALIGVTHYSPEEEERLIRTYLQFQPDGLLLTGTDHTAVARTYLSALSSPTVHMMELLDDPDSHSVGCSQEEGGRLMTTHLLARGYRRIGFVAVQLDPRTLSRLDGYRHALEEAGLYDETRVWRLPDRSSIQLGAAMIDRLMAENSDCDAVFFCNDDLAQGALFQCQRRGIRVPEQLAVAGFNDLPASAWTTPTLTTVATPRYAIGRHAAAMLLDLMDGKEPPQRRLDLGLTFIAREST from the coding sequence GTGACGACGCATGGCGATGATCGGGCTGCACCTTCGGCGATCAAGACGCGCAAGCCGCGCTCCTCGCGCACCGGGCGCGCGACGATGGCGGATGTGGCGGAGCGCGTGGGCATCAGCGCCATCACGGTGTCGCGTGCCTTCAAGCGGCCGGAGCTGGTGGCGCCGGATCTCCGCCAGCGCATCCTCGACACTGCGCAGTCGATGGGCTACGTGCCGAATCAGGCCGCCAGCGCCCTGGCCTCGGCGCGGTCGATGACGGTGGCGGTGCTGATCCCGTCGATGACCAACATGGTCTTCGTCGAGACGCTGGCCGGCATCCACGACATGCTGCTGCCGCGCGGCTACCGCGCCCTGATCGGCGTCACCCATTACTCGCCGGAGGAGGAGGAGCGGCTGATCCGCACCTACCTCCAGTTCCAGCCCGACGGCCTGCTGCTGACCGGCACCGACCACACCGCGGTCGCCCGCACCTACCTGTCGGCGCTGTCCAGCCCGACCGTCCACATGATGGAGCTGCTGGACGACCCCGACAGCCACAGCGTCGGCTGTTCCCAGGAGGAGGGCGGCCGGCTGATGACCACCCACCTGCTGGCGCGCGGCTATCGCCGAATCGGCTTCGTCGCGGTACAGCTCGATCCCCGCACGCTCTCCCGCCTCGACGGCTACCGCCACGCGCTGGAGGAGGCCGGGCTCTATGACGAGACGCGCGTCTGGCGCCTGCCCGACCGGTCCTCGATCCAACTCGGTGCGGCGATGATCGACCGGCTGATGGCGGAGAACAGCGACTGCGACGCCGTCTTCTTCTGCAACGACGATCTGGCGCAGGGAGCCCTGTTCCAATGCCAGCGCCGCGGCATCCGCGTGCCGGAGCAGCTGGCCGTCGCCGGCTTCAACGACCTGCCGGCCTCGGCCTGGACGACACCGACCCTGACCACCGTCGCCACGCCGCGCTACGCCATCGGCCGGCACGCCGCGGCGATGCTGCTCGACCTGATGGACGGCAAGGAGCCGCCGCAGCGGCGCCTCGACCTCGGGCTGACCTTCATCGCGCGGGAGAGCACGTGA
- the rbbA gene encoding ribosome-associated ATPase/putative transporter RbbA → MTPAPAVSLSGVRHRYGGTVALEDASLDIAAGASVAIIGPDGVGKSTLLGLISTAKKVQDGSVRVLGTDVSDRRGRAALQPRIAYMPQGLGRNLYADLSVAENLQFFGRLFGLDAAERRRRIADLLESTGLAPFPDRPAGKLSGGMKQKLGLCCALLHDPDLLILDEPTTGVDPLSRRQFWDLIARIRTGRPGMTVLVATSYMDEAERFDQVVMMNAGRLLAHDTPAAIKAQTGAADLEEAFVALLPEDARRGHQRLTVPPRPPEPAGAEPAIEAIGLTRRFGDFTAVSDISFRIGRGEIFGFLGSNGCGKTTTMKMLTGLLPATAGEARLFGKPVDATDLESRRRVGYMAQAFSLYGELTVRQNLDLHARLFDLTDADARLAALVERFGLSPYIDAVADRLPLGVRQRLSLAVAILHGPELLILDEPTSGVDPVARDQFWRDLIALSRDQGVTIFVSTHFMNEAARCDRVAFMNAGRVIAAGPPDDLRHQQRAETLDDAFIGFMEQAENARLDTPKNLPLPPGERVGVRGTHSEDSRESAAAHPPHPNPLPAFGGPEVRLSRQRKLRLRVSGGERRPHSSPLSRRRLLAYAWRETLELRRDPVRLTVALLGTVLLMLVFGFGITMDVENLTFAVLDHDRSPESRAYVEQFDGSRSFRATPPAIDAHDLALRLQRGEASLTIEIPEGFGRDLRRGRIPEVAVRIDGAMPFRAETIQGYVSGLHQRFIQDAATASGVTLPASAATLEMRYRYNQAFRSLDAMVPATIGLLLVFIPAILAALGVVREKELGSITNLYVTPVTRLEFLLGKQLPYIGLAAFNLLLMVVMAVTLFGVPVKGSLLGLLLGGLVYVVATTALGLLISVFTATQTAAVFGTAILTMLPATQFSGMLQPVSTLEGGAWLFGTLFPTTHFLKLSVGAFTKGLAFPELIPFILATAAFIPVFLALGVAFLPKQER, encoded by the coding sequence ATGACGCCCGCCCCCGCCGTCTCGCTGTCGGGCGTGCGGCACCGCTATGGCGGGACGGTGGCGCTGGAGGACGCCTCGCTCGACATCGCCGCCGGCGCCAGCGTCGCCATCATCGGCCCGGACGGCGTCGGCAAATCGACCCTGCTCGGCCTGATCTCCACCGCGAAGAAGGTGCAAGACGGCAGCGTCCGCGTGCTCGGCACCGACGTTTCCGACCGGCGTGGCCGCGCCGCCCTCCAGCCGCGCATCGCCTATATGCCGCAGGGCCTGGGCCGCAACCTCTACGCCGACCTCAGCGTCGCCGAGAATCTCCAGTTCTTCGGCCGGCTCTTCGGCCTCGACGCCGCCGAGCGCCGGCGCCGCATCGCCGACCTCTTGGAGTCCACCGGCCTCGCCCCCTTCCCCGACCGCCCGGCCGGCAAGCTGTCGGGCGGCATGAAGCAAAAGCTCGGCCTGTGCTGCGCCCTGCTGCACGATCCCGACCTGCTGATCCTCGACGAGCCGACGACCGGCGTCGATCCGCTGTCCCGCCGGCAGTTCTGGGACCTGATCGCCCGCATCCGCACCGGCCGGCCCGGCATGACCGTGCTGGTCGCCACCTCCTACATGGACGAGGCGGAGCGGTTCGACCAAGTCGTCATGATGAACGCCGGCCGCCTGCTCGCCCACGACACCCCCGCCGCGATCAAGGCTCAGACCGGGGCCGCCGATCTGGAGGAGGCCTTCGTCGCCCTGCTGCCGGAGGATGCCCGGCGCGGCCACCAACGCCTGACCGTCCCGCCCCGCCCGCCCGAGCCCGCCGGCGCCGAACCCGCCATCGAGGCGATCGGCCTGACCCGCCGCTTCGGCGATTTCACCGCGGTGTCGGACATCAGCTTCCGCATCGGCCGCGGCGAGATCTTCGGCTTTCTCGGTTCCAACGGCTGCGGCAAGACCACCACGATGAAGATGCTGACCGGCCTGCTGCCCGCCACGGCGGGAGAGGCGCGGCTGTTCGGCAAACCGGTGGACGCCACCGATCTGGAGAGCCGCCGCCGCGTCGGCTACATGGCGCAGGCCTTCTCGCTCTATGGCGAGCTGACGGTGCGCCAGAACCTCGACCTGCACGCCCGCCTGTTCGACCTGACCGATGCCGACGCCCGGCTGGCGGCGCTGGTCGAGCGCTTCGGCCTGTCCCCCTACATCGACGCGGTGGCCGACCGGCTGCCCTTGGGCGTGCGGCAGCGGCTGTCGCTGGCCGTCGCCATCCTGCATGGGCCGGAACTGCTGATCCTCGACGAGCCGACCTCCGGCGTCGATCCGGTGGCGCGCGACCAGTTCTGGCGCGACCTGATCGCGCTGTCGCGCGACCAGGGCGTGACGATCTTCGTCTCCACCCACTTCATGAACGAGGCGGCGCGCTGCGACCGCGTGGCCTTCATGAACGCCGGCCGCGTCATCGCCGCCGGCCCCCCTGACGACCTGCGCCACCAGCAGCGGGCCGAAACGCTGGACGATGCCTTCATCGGGTTCATGGAGCAGGCGGAGAATGCTCGACTCGACACCCCGAAGAACCTCCCTCTCCCCCCCGGGGAGAGGGTCGGGGTGAGGGGGACGCACAGCGAGGATTCTAGGGAAAGTGCCGCAGCGCATCCCCCTCACCCTAACCCTCTCCCCGCTTTCGGCGGACCGGAGGTCCGCCTGTCGCGTCAGCGCAAACTTCGTTTGCGCGTGAGCGGGGGGGAGAGGAGACCTCACTCCTCCCCCCTCTCCCGCCGCCGCCTGCTCGCCTACGCCTGGCGCGAGACGCTCGAACTGCGCCGCGACCCGGTCCGCCTGACCGTCGCCCTCCTCGGCACCGTCCTGCTGATGCTGGTCTTCGGCTTCGGCATCACCATGGATGTCGAGAATCTGACCTTCGCCGTCCTCGACCACGACCGTTCGCCCGAAAGCCGCGCCTATGTCGAGCAGTTCGACGGCTCCCGCAGCTTCCGCGCCACCCCGCCGGCCATCGACGCGCATGACCTCGCGCTCCGCCTGCAACGCGGCGAGGCATCGCTGACCATCGAGATCCCCGAAGGCTTCGGCCGCGATCTCCGCCGTGGCCGCATCCCGGAGGTGGCGGTGCGCATCGACGGCGCCATGCCGTTCCGCGCCGAGACCATCCAGGGCTACGTCTCCGGCCTGCACCAGCGCTTCATCCAGGATGCCGCCACCGCCTCCGGTGTCACCCTGCCCGCCTCAGCCGCGACGCTGGAGATGCGTTACCGGTACAACCAGGCCTTCCGCAGCCTGGACGCCATGGTCCCCGCCACCATCGGCCTGCTGCTGGTCTTCATCCCCGCCATCCTCGCCGCCCTCGGCGTGGTGCGGGAGAAGGAACTGGGCTCCATCACCAACCTCTACGTCACCCCGGTGACGCGGCTGGAATTCCTGCTGGGCAAGCAGTTGCCCTATATCGGGCTGGCCGCCTTCAACCTGCTGCTGATGGTGGTCATGGCCGTCACCCTGTTCGGCGTGCCGGTGAAGGGCAGCCTGTTGGGGCTTCTGCTCGGCGGGCTGGTCTATGTGGTGGCGACCACGGCGCTCGGCCTGCTGATCTCCGTCTTCACCGCGACGCAGACGGCGGCGGTGTTCGGCACCGCCATCCTCACCATGCTGCCGGCCACGCAGTTCTCCGGCATGCTGCAACCGGTTTCCACCCTGGAAGGCGGGGCGTGGCTGTTCGGCACGCTGTTTCCCACCACCCACTTCCTGAAACTCTCGGTCGGCGCCTTCACCAAGGGCCTCGCCTTTCCGGAACTCATCCCCTTCATCCTGGCGACCGCCGCCTTCATCCCCGTCTTCCTGGCGCTCGGCGTCGCCTTCCTGCCGAAACAGGAGCGCTGA
- a CDS encoding thymidine phosphorylase family protein: MLTLRHLAIDTVRENVAFLNRRCTRYHVEDFLGLGRVEVRNDGRSLLAVLNIVDDPAIVGPDEIGLSDPAFGQLGLAEGSAVHLVPPTPPESFELVRAKVGGAALTDDQLAAIIRDVTDQRYSKIEIAAFLIACASFMTTAEVLGLTRAMIAAGTRLHWQDLGTIADKHCIGGIPGNRTSMIVVPIVAAHGLPIPKTSSRAITSPAGTADTMEVLANVDMPVERMQALVREAKGCLVWGGHVRLSPADDILISVERPLAIDTREQLVASILSKKVAAGSTHLLIDIPVGPSAKIRTAGEAVRLRKLFEHVGDRLGLTLEVAITDGSQPVGRGIGPVLEARDVMAVLRNDPAGPADLRERALLLSGRILEFDPAVRGGSGNRRARELLESGAALAAMERIIAMQGPPPAVATLGSLVAEVASPAEGIVSSLDCYRLARIARLAGAPTDKGAGIDLLRKVGERVRRGEPLYRIHASTNADFTFAQAFAAENSGVAVG, from the coding sequence ATGCTGACGCTTCGACATCTGGCGATCGACACCGTCCGGGAGAACGTCGCCTTCCTCAACCGCCGCTGCACCCGCTACCATGTCGAGGATTTCCTCGGGCTCGGCCGGGTGGAGGTGCGGAATGACGGCCGCTCCCTGCTGGCGGTGCTGAACATCGTCGACGACCCCGCAATCGTCGGCCCCGACGAGATCGGCCTGTCCGATCCCGCCTTCGGCCAGCTGGGACTGGCGGAGGGCTCCGCCGTCCATCTCGTCCCGCCCACCCCGCCGGAAAGCTTCGAGCTGGTTCGTGCCAAGGTCGGCGGTGCCGCCCTGACCGACGACCAGCTCGCCGCGATCATCCGCGACGTCACCGACCAGCGTTACTCCAAGATCGAGATCGCCGCCTTCCTGATCGCCTGCGCCAGCTTCATGACGACGGCGGAGGTGCTGGGCCTGACCCGCGCCATGATCGCCGCCGGCACCCGGCTGCACTGGCAGGATTTGGGAACCATCGCCGACAAGCACTGCATCGGCGGCATCCCCGGCAACCGCACCTCGATGATCGTGGTGCCCATCGTCGCCGCCCATGGCCTGCCGATTCCCAAGACCTCGTCGCGCGCCATCACGTCGCCCGCCGGCACCGCCGACACCATGGAGGTGCTGGCCAACGTCGACATGCCGGTGGAACGCATGCAGGCCCTGGTGCGCGAGGCCAAGGGCTGTCTGGTCTGGGGCGGCCATGTCCGGCTGTCGCCGGCCGACGACATCCTGATCTCGGTCGAGCGCCCCCTCGCCATCGACACCCGCGAGCAGCTGGTCGCCTCCATCCTGTCGAAGAAGGTGGCGGCCGGCTCCACCCATCTGCTGATCGACATCCCCGTCGGCCCCAGCGCGAAGATCCGCACGGCGGGCGAGGCGGTGCGCCTGCGCAAGCTGTTCGAGCATGTCGGCGACCGCTTGGGCCTGACGCTGGAGGTGGCGATCACCGACGGTTCGCAGCCGGTCGGGCGCGGCATCGGCCCGGTGCTGGAGGCGCGCGACGTGATGGCGGTGCTGCGCAACGATCCGGCCGGGCCCGCCGACCTGAGGGAGCGCGCCCTGCTGCTGTCCGGCCGCATCCTGGAATTCGACCCCGCCGTCCGCGGCGGCAGCGGCAACCGCCGGGCGCGCGAGCTGCTGGAGTCGGGAGCCGCGCTGGCCGCAATGGAACGCATCATCGCGATGCAGGGGCCGCCGCCCGCGGTGGCGACCCTCGGCTCGCTGGTGGCGGAGGTCGCATCGCCAGCCGAGGGGATCGTGTCGTCGCTCGACTGCTACCGCCTCGCCCGCATCGCCCGACTTGCCGGCGCGCCGACCGACAAGGGCGCCGGCATCGATCTTCTCCGCAAGGTCGGCGAGCGCGTGCGCCGGGGCGAACCGCTGTACCGCATCCACGCCAGCACCAACGCCGACTTCACCTTCGCCCAGGCCTTTGCGGCGGAGAACAGCGGGGTGGCGGTGGGGTGA
- a CDS encoding MBL fold metallo-hydrolase has translation MSLSLTFHGAAGTVTGSCFRLSTPEGDVLIDCGMFQGTKTIRELNYRPFPFDPAAIKAVLLTHAHIDHSGLLPKLTRLGFRGRIYATGGTVDLLEYMLPDSGYIQEGEVERLNRRNRQRGRPPVQAIYTQDDAIRSLRRLRRVEYDRWTEILPGLRARFWQAGHILGSASIEVEAANGTGAPTRLLFSGDLGPGGKSFHADADGPERPDWMVLETTYGDRERTDLDEAGRQAVLRAEVSAALAAGGVLLIPVFAVERTQELLYDLDRLFDSGQLPAVDVFLDSPLADAVTGVFRRHLADLETDGDPFTRANFHHVRSVPESQRLNSISGGAIIMAASGMCDAGRIRHHLKNRLWRPQDTVLLVGYQAPGTLGRLLQEGTPRVRIHGEEIAIKAKVRSIDVYSGHADRSALLDWVAARHGVGHGLFLVHGEEPARAAIRQTLLDKGWAAERIAQPALDDRVDLATPCPLAPADRHPRLAPADLAAGLDWHNHYAEALLALRRTLDAAPDDAARTRILAGVMGALDHNEKAGKGTQP, from the coding sequence ATGTCCCTGTCGCTGACCTTCCATGGCGCCGCCGGAACGGTGACCGGTTCCTGCTTCCGCCTGTCCACGCCCGAAGGCGACGTGCTGATCGATTGCGGGATGTTCCAGGGCACCAAGACGATCCGGGAACTGAACTACCGCCCCTTCCCCTTCGATCCGGCCGCCATAAAAGCCGTCCTGCTGACCCACGCCCACATCGACCATTCCGGTCTGCTGCCCAAGCTGACGCGGCTGGGCTTTCGCGGCCGCATCTACGCCACCGGCGGCACGGTCGACCTGCTGGAATACATGCTGCCCGACAGCGGCTACATCCAGGAAGGCGAGGTCGAGCGCCTCAACCGCCGCAACCGCCAGCGCGGCCGTCCGCCGGTGCAGGCGATCTACACCCAGGACGACGCCATCCGCAGCCTGCGCCGGCTGCGCCGCGTCGAGTACGACCGCTGGACCGAGATCCTGCCCGGCCTGCGCGCCCGCTTCTGGCAGGCCGGCCACATCCTGGGCTCCGCCTCCATCGAGGTCGAGGCCGCAAATGGCACCGGCGCCCCCACCCGCCTGCTGTTCTCCGGCGACCTCGGCCCCGGCGGCAAGAGCTTCCACGCCGATGCCGACGGGCCGGAGCGGCCGGACTGGATGGTGCTGGAGACCACCTACGGCGACCGCGAGCGCACCGACCTCGACGAGGCCGGCCGGCAGGCGGTGCTGCGCGCCGAGGTGTCCGCGGCTCTGGCGGCCGGCGGCGTCCTGCTGATCCCGGTCTTCGCGGTGGAGCGCACGCAGGAACTGCTCTACGACCTCGACCGCCTGTTCGACAGCGGCCAGCTGCCGGCGGTGGACGTCTTCCTCGATTCGCCGCTGGCCGACGCGGTGACCGGCGTCTTCCGCCGCCATCTCGCCGATCTGGAGACCGACGGCGACCCCTTCACCCGCGCCAATTTCCACCATGTCCGCAGCGTGCCCGAAAGCCAGCGCCTGAACAGCATTTCCGGCGGCGCCATCATCATGGCGGCCAGCGGCATGTGCGACGCCGGCCGCATCCGCCACCACCTGAAGAACCGCCTGTGGCGCCCGCAGGACACCGTGCTGCTGGTCGGCTACCAGGCTCCCGGCACACTCGGCCGCCTGTTGCAGGAGGGTACGCCCCGCGTCCGCATCCACGGCGAGGAGATCGCCATCAAGGCGAAGGTCCGCTCCATCGACGTCTATTCCGGCCATGCCGACCGCAGCGCCCTGCTGGACTGGGTGGCGGCCCGCCACGGCGTCGGCCACGGCCTGTTCCTGGTCCATGGCGAGGAACCCGCCCGCGCCGCCATCCGCCAGACCCTGCTCGACAAGGGCTGGGCGGCGGAGCGCATCGCCCAGCCGGCGCTGGACGACCGCGTCGACCTCGCCACCCCCTGCCCGCTGGCCCCGGCCGACCGCCATCCGCGCCTCGCCCCGGCCGACCTTGCCGCCGGCCTCGACTGGCACAATCACTATGCCGAGGCGCTGCTGGCGCTGCGCCGCACGCTGGACGCCGCCCCCGACGATGCCGCGCGCACCCGCATCCTCGCCGGCGTGATGGGCGCTCTCGACCATAACGAGAAAGCCGGGAAAGGAACCCAGCCATGA